Proteins from a genomic interval of Mycoplasmopsis columboralis:
- the rplL gene encoding 50S ribosomal protein L7/L12: protein MAKLTKETFIESLKEMSIKEVMELVDAMKEEFGIDPTAAVAVAAAPAEGGEEAKSSVKVVIKADNGKKVQIIKAVKDLLGNSLMEAKKLVDNLPAVVKENIKPEEAEQIKAVLVEAGAEVSVE, encoded by the coding sequence ATGGCTAAATTAACTAAAGAAACATTTATCGAATCACTTAAAGAAATGTCAATTAAAGAAGTTATGGAACTTGTTGACGCAATGAAAGAAGAATTTGGAATCGACCCTACAGCTGCTGTAGCAGTTGCTGCTGCTCCTGCTGAAGGTGGAGAAGAAGCTAAATCAAGCGTTAAAGTTGTTATTAAAGCTGACAACGGTAAAAAAGTTCAAATCATCAAAGCAGTTAAAGACTTACTTGGAAACTCACTTATGGAAGCTAAAAAACTTGTTGACAACCTTCCAGCAGTAGTTAAAGAAAACATCAAACCAGAAGAAGCAGAACAAATTAAAGCTGTTCTTGTTGAAGCTGGAGCTGAAGTTTCAGTTGAGTAA
- the rplJ gene encoding 50S ribosomal protein L10 — protein MSESNFKIAKRNTVSEIAQKVQESKAIAFAEYRGLTVAELKELRIEAKKVGVEIKVYKNRLFKIASARTGFEKLADHLVGPNIFAFSKEDDMSAAKLLVKFAKTHKLMVIKAGTYEGQVIDATGVKQVASLPSYEEALGILARSLMAPLQQISLSLKLVSEQKAE, from the coding sequence AGCAAAAAGAAATACAGTTAGCGAAATTGCACAAAAAGTGCAAGAATCTAAAGCTATTGCTTTTGCAGAATACCGTGGACTTACAGTTGCTGAACTTAAAGAATTAAGAATTGAAGCAAAAAAAGTTGGTGTTGAAATCAAAGTTTACAAAAACAGACTTTTCAAAATCGCTTCAGCTAGAACTGGTTTTGAAAAACTTGCTGACCACTTAGTTGGGCCAAACATCTTTGCATTTTCAAAAGAAGACGATATGTCTGCTGCAAAATTACTTGTTAAATTTGCTAAAACTCACAAACTAATGGTTATTAAAGCCGGAACATACGAAGGACAAGTTATTGATGCTACAGGTGTTAAACAAGTTGCATCTCTTCCATCATACGAGGAAGCTCTTGGAATTCTTGCACGTTCACTTATGGCACCATTACAACAAATCTCATTATCACTTAAATTAGTAAGTGAACAAAAAGCTGAATAA